In Corvus moneduloides isolate bCorMon1 chromosome 3, bCorMon1.pri, whole genome shotgun sequence, one DNA window encodes the following:
- the LOC116441308 gene encoding LOW QUALITY PROTEIN: mitochondrial amidoxime reducing component 2-like (The sequence of the model RefSeq protein was modified relative to this genomic sequence to represent the inferred CDS: deleted 2 bases in 2 codons), with the protein MSGLRGAAGPARQAWLWGAAALLVRAPLLGTWRWAGRRRRRLQRVGTVLRLFVYPVKSCRGVSVRRAQVTPMGLRAGKLRDRFWLVIREDGHMVTARQEPRLVLISVSCEDGHLTLEAADMEKMCVPVKLPEKNPVRNCRVFGQDIQGRDCGDEVAQWITTFLNSEPCRLVHFEPSMVPRKSKDTIALFRNTDEVAYPDCSPILIISEASMDDLNTRLEKKAKIQNFRPNIFVTDCSAFEEDTWEDILIGDVEMKGTVCCGRCILTTVNPDTGVIDRKEPLETLKSYRLCDPSEKHIYKTSPLFGKYFAVNKTGTIQVGDPVYKMVWE; encoded by the exons ATGAGCGGCctgcggggcgcggcggggccggcgcggcaGGCatggctgtggggagctgcgGCGCTGCTGGTGCGGGCGCCCCTGCTCGGCACCTGGCGCTGggccggccgccgccgccgccgcctgcaGCGGGTCGGGACGGTGCTCAGGCTCTTCGTGTACCCT GTGAAGTCGTGCCGGGGGGTGTCGGTGCGGCGGGCGCAGGTGACGCCGATGGGGCTGCGC GCGGGGAAGCTGCGGGACAG GTTCTGGCTCGTGATCAGGGAGGACGGGCACATGGTGACAGCTCGCCAGGAGCCGCGGCTCGTCCTTATTTCTGTCAGCTGTGAAGACGGGCACTTGACCTTGGAGGCCGCGGACATGGAGAAGATGTGCGTGCCTGTAAAGCTCCCCGAGAAAAACCCCGTCCGCAACTGCAG GGTGTTTGGACAGGATATCCAAGGCAGGGACTGTGGTGATGAAGTGGCTCAGTGGATCACCACCTTCCTGAACTCAGAGCCCTGTCGACTGGTGCACTTCGAGCCCTCCATGGTGCCAAGAAAGTCAAAGGACACTATAGCCCTTTTCCGAAACACAGATGAG GTTGCCTATCCTGACTGCAGCCCAATCTTGATCATCTCTGAAGCTTCAATGGATGATTTAAAtaccaggctggaaaagaaagctAAGATACAGAACTTCAggccaaatatttttgtgacaGATTGCAGTGCTTTTGAGGAG GACACCTGGGAGGATATTCTTATTGGTGATGTGGAGATGAAAGGGACCGTGTGTTGTGGCAG GTGTATTTTAACCACTGTTAATCCAGACACTGGGGTCATCGACAGGAAGGAGCCCTTGGAAACATTGAAAAG TTACCGCTTATGTGACCCCTCTGAGAAACACATCTACAAAACCAGCCCTCTCTTTGGGAAATACTTTGCTGTTAACAAAACCGGAACAATTCAAGTTGGAGACCCTGTGTACAAGATGGTCTGGGAGTGA